The following coding sequences lie in one Panicum virgatum strain AP13 chromosome 6N, P.virgatum_v5, whole genome shotgun sequence genomic window:
- the LOC120677346 gene encoding pentatricopeptide repeat-containing protein At2g26790, mitochondrial-like has product MILLRWPKCTAEWFRHRKVLPWEVPSCPYSLLAASVQHDDSSGDERLNCAPDNEPIRKRRRSLSSDSVVHALRCLRRKPTVAFAYFKDIHSLGFQHDFSTYSEIIQILSHSFHGKMLVSLFCEILSGTGNGGPEILTLVDHLRKTCATSHVLSYAINCLIKAYTTSHDAQETIEMFCHLCRLGFVPTLWACNFLLKFISQSGGSNMVIRAYDRMKCFQLTLDTQSLNIVTRSFFEANKADEAFQVWVRMIEMGVKPDVHGYSSFIIGLCECGKYDLAYNMVSRYAVLHEITQERVAIESIAYNMVIDGLCKEMKLEEAENVLEIKTRHGSTLDLYGYSYLICSYCKMGNLGKAWYHIEAMVSHGIEVNCYIIGYLLQCLKKLGMVSEVIDHFQKFRDLGLHLDGVLYNITMDAYCKLGNMNEAVKLLNEMMAGGLVPDKIHYTCLINGYCLKGETENAWQVFEKMLKANIKPDVVTYNILAGGYSRIGAVINVYDLLEHMMDQGLEPNSLTYGIAIACFVEEAT; this is encoded by the coding sequence ATGATCCTGTTGCGGTGGCCCAAATGCACTGCTGAATGGTTCAGGCACAGGAAGGTTTTACCTTGGGAAGTTCCTTCTTGCCCCTACTCCTTACTCGCTGCTTCAGTTCAGCATGACGACTCAAGCGGTGATGAAAGGCTGAATTGTGCTCCTGATAATGAGCCTATCCGGAAACGGCGACGGTCTTTGAGCTCTGACAGTGTTGTGCATGCACTCCGCTGCCTAAGGAGGAAGCCCACAGTTGCCTTTGCCTACTTTAAAGATATACATAGCCTTGGTTTTCAGCATGACTTCTCAACCTACTCAGAGATCATACAAATTTTATCCCATTCATTCCATGGGAAGATGCTGGTATCCTTGTTTTGTGAGATTCTCTCGGGAACTGGTAATGGTGGCCCTGAAATCTTAACACTTGTTGATCACTTGAGAAAAACATGTGCTACTTCTCACGTACTCTCATATGCAATTAATTGCTTAATCAAGGCATACACCACCAGCCATGATGCACAAGAAACAATTGAGATGTTTTGTCACCTTTGCAGGCTTGGATTTGTTCCTACACTTTGGGCTTGCAATTTCCTGCTCAAATTTATATCTCAGAGTGGTGGTTCAAATATGGTTATCAGAGCTTATGATCGAATGAAGTGCTTTCAGTTGACACTAGATACTCAGTCATTGAATATAGTCACTAGGTCATTTTTTGAAGCAAATAAGGCAGATGAAGCATTCCAAGTGTGGGTTAGGATGATTGAAATGGGAGTGAAACCAGATGTACATGGATACTCATCATTTATAATTGGCCTTTGTGAATGTGGAAAGTATGATCTAGCTTATAACATGGTAAGCAGATATGCTGTTCTTCATGAGATCACCCAGGAAAGGGTTGCAATCGAGTCGATCGCTTATAATATGGTAATTGATGGACTATGCAAAGAAATGAAACTGGAGGAGGCTGAAAATGTCTTGGAGATCAAGACCAGACATGGATCTACCCTTGATCTATATGGTTATAGCTATCTCATTTGTAGTTATTGCAAAATGGGTAACCTAGGAAAGGCATGGTATCATATTGAAGCCATGGTATCCCATGGCATTGAGGTAAATTGTTATATCATTGGTTACCTTCTACAGTGCCTCAAGAAGCTAGGCATGGTATCTGAAGTTATTGATCACTTCCAGAAATTTAGAGATTTAGGACTCCATCTCGACGGTGTGCTTTATAATATTACTATGGATGCTTATTGCAAGCTTGGGAACATGAATGAGGCAGTTAAGCTACTGAATGAAATGATGGCTGGAGGTTTGGTCCCGGACAAAATCCACTATACATGCCTGATCAATGGTTACTGTCTGAAAGGAGAAACAGAAAATGCCTGGCAAGTATTTGAGAAGATGCTGAAGGCAAATATAAAACCAGATGTAGTTACATATAACATACTGGCCGGTGGATATAGCAGGATTGGCGCTGTTATTAATGTATATGACCTTCTTGAGCACATGATGGATCAAGGGTTGGAGCCTAATTCACTCACCTATGGTATAGCTATTGCTTGTTTTGTAGAGGAGGCAACTTAA
- the LOC120677345 gene encoding KH domain-containing protein At4g18375-like — MSGMRTPGAWKDCPLRVKEKNKMHVSSASGSMTTNGVVQTPSWLSSNMHREYDYKMHREYEREERNDQHKRPFPHAQESSNNDGLVLYRILCPDSLIGSVIGKNGNVINAIRQQTSAKVKAIDPYPGADKRVILVYCYVKHRDLDADSDDNEPVCAAQDPLLRVHKAIVDRLQKNHRDSDKKNTEEANILVPASQASNVIGKSGAVIKHLRSTSRAFIKVSPKDPSDAKHSCAMSFDNFVQITGGAEAVKKALFGVSTIIYKHPSKENIPLETSIPEPAPSIIIPSELPVYPASNFYSAPDAAIPHPSLSILGSTRHVPELALPADDHGRLPIYPSILPVIPTYSAPKCSGELEFRVLCPGGKIGLVIGRGGATIKNIRQESGARIDVDDAKNDREESIITITSTEATDDVKSAAVEAVLLLQAKINDYEDDRMNLHLLVPNKVIGCLIGRGGSIVNDMRKKTKANILISKGEKPWRASSSDELVEVSGEADKLRDALVQIILRLREDVLKESVESQNSDRDGKLTVATFDSLYGGSLSLPALLPHNPQIAPLSYDRRGESERALEVFPRTSSYGYSSMQVTDDGYGGLPSYTSKAYEEHLPRVEMTVPASSLSKVMGKRGTNLDNIRKISGAHIEIIESKSSRHDHIAYISRTSDQRQSAENLIKAFIMST; from the exons ATGTCAGGAATGCGGACACCTGGAGCATGGAAAGATTGCCCTCTCAGGGTCAAGGAGAAGAACAAAATGCACGTGTCTTCAGCGTCGGGATCAATGACTACCAATGGAGTTGTGCAAACACCATCCTGGCTAAGTTCTAATATGCACAGGGAATATGACTACAAAATGCACAGGGAATatgaaagagaagaaaggaaCGACCAACACAAGAGGCCATTTCCCCATGCTCAGGAAAGTTCTAATAATGATGGACTGGTTCTTTACCGTATACTCTGTCCAGACAGTTTGATTGGTAGTGTCATAGGAAAGAATGGCAATGTGATAAATGCTATCCGGCAACAGACAAGTGCCAAAGTCAAGGCTATTGACCCGTACCCTGGTGCCGACAAAAGGGTTATCTTGGTATACTGCTACGTCAAGCATAGAGACCTTGATGCTGACAGTGATGACAATGAGCCTGTTTGTGCAGCTCAAGATCCATTACTTAGGGTGCACAAAGCAATTGTTGATAGATTACAAAAGAATCATAGAGACTCTGATAAGAAGAATACAGAGGAAGCTAACATTCTTGTGCCAGCTAGTCAGGCGTCAAATGTTATAGGAAAATCTGGTGCTGTCATCAAGCATCTTCGGTCAACATCAAGAGCATTCATTAAAGTGAGCCCAAAAGATCCAAGTGATGCTAAACATTCATGTGCTATGAGTTTTGATAATTTTGTTCAG ATAACTGGTGGTGCTGAAGCTGTTAAAAAAGCACTGTTTGGAGTATCTACCATCATCTACAAGCACCCATCAAAAGAGAACATTCCTCTTGAAACTTCCATTCCTGAACCTGCTCCAAGCATTATAATCCCTTCAGAACTTCCTGTCTATCCAGCTAGTAACTTTTACTCAGCCCCAGATGCTGCTATACCACATCCAAGCCTGTCTATCTTAGGGTCAACACGTCATGTTCCTGAACTTGCTCTACCTGCCGATGATCATGGTCGACTGCCTATTTATCCATCTATTCTTCCAGTTATTCCTACTTATAGTGCCCCAAAATGTTCAGGAGAACTTGAATTTCGTGTTTTATGCCCTGGTGGCAAAATTGGCTTGGTTATTGGTAGAGGTGGGGCTACCATAAAGAATATAAGGCAAGAAAGTGGTGCAAGGATAGATGTTGATGATGCAAAAAATGACAGGGAGGAAAGTATTATTACCATTACATCCACTGAG GCCACCGATGATGTTAAGTCTGCTGCTGTGGAAGCTGTTTTGCTGCTTCAAGCCAAGATCAATGATTATGAGGATGATAGAATGAATCTTCACCTTCTTGTCCCAAATAAGGTTATAGGCTGTCTTATTGGCAGAGGTGGTTCAATAGTCAATGACATGAGGAAGAAGACTAAGGCAAACATCCTCATTTCAAAGGGTGAGAAGCCCTGGAGAGCATCTTCCAGTGACGAACTTGTTGAG GTATCTGGAGAAGCAGACAAGCTGCGTGATGCTCTTGTTCAGATAATTTTAAGACTTAGGGAAGATGTTCTCAAAGAGAGTGTTGAAAGCCAAAATTCTGACAGGGATGGCAAGCTAACCGTTGCCACCTTTGATTCCTTATATGGAGGCAGTCTTTCTTTGCCTGCATTATTACCTCATAACCCACAAATTGCCCCCTTGAGCTATGATAGAAGAGGTGAATCCGAGAGAGCTCTGGAAGTTTTCCCTCGTACTAGTTCGTATGGGTATAGCTCCATGCAg GTCACTGATGATGGCTATGGAGGACTTCCATCATATACATCAAAGGCATATGAAGA ACATCTACCTCGTGTGGAAATGACTGTCCCTGCTAGTAGCCTATCAAAAGTAATGGGAAAGCGTGGCACAAATTTGGACAACATTAGAAAG ATTTCTGGAGCTCACATTGAAATTATTGAATCAAAATCCTCTCGTCATGACCATATTGCTTACATATCTAGAACCTCTGATCAGAGGCAATCAGCTGAGAATTTGATTAAAGCTTTCATAATGTCTACCTAA
- the LOC120679490 gene encoding 50S ribosomal protein L27-like, giving the protein MALSSVFRRINVKDLTSKVSDYTSATELSGGLNMIFRRWATKKTAGSTKNGRDSNPKYLGVKKFGGEKVLPENIIVRQRGTRFHPGNYVGMGKDHTLFCLKEGHVRFERNKLSGRKWVHVDPVAGHDLHPIYADGFATTADTEPLQ; this is encoded by the exons ATGGCACTGTCATCAGTGTTTAGGAGAATAAATGTGAAAGATTTGACCTCCAAGGTTTCAGACTATACCAGTGCTACAG AGTTATCTGGTGGACTAAACATGATATTTAGGCGCTGGGCCACAAAAAAGACTGCTGGGTCAACAAAAAATGGTCGTGATTCCAATCCAAAGTATTTGGGTGTAAAGAAGTTTGGTGGAGAG AAAGTGCTACCAGAGAACATCATCGTCCGCCAAAGAGGGACCCGCTTCCATCCTGGAAACTATGTTGGCATGGGCAAGGACCATACACTTTTCTGCCTGAAAGAAGGCCATGTCCGCTTTGAGCGCAACAAGCTCTCAGGTAGGAAATGGGTTCATGTTGATCCAGTTGCTGGTCATGATCTTCACCCCATTTACGCAGATGGTTTTGCTACTACAGCAGACACTGAGCCTTTGCAATAA
- the LOC120679550 gene encoding uncharacterized protein LOC120679550 yields MAKDPKRKAKSRDPGWKYGFWSDPLKKEMVQCIFCKKVVPTGIKRFKQHLAGGYGDTIKCPKAPELISKEMSIYLKKNARSVIVQVDEGEGEGEQEQEQGAEEGEAVEQVAVPSSGTRLKQAKAAKLKVSQDAITSFMVSGPVKPQTQKYSKSISSMLCDTPEEVVAKRHKYGTSQPTLEHCTKKSKEAKEIVDDHVADFFYENAIAFNVINSRSFEIVVESIGQYGPGYRAPTFREIREELLERVVQRTTELRKKHEEAWKEYGCTIMSDGWNDTSRRHLINFLSNSPAGTFFLGSVDASSEVADAQMLADLLEKQIDKVGKEYVVQIVTDNGANFKAAGRILMESIPHLFWTPCAAHCLNLMMQDIG; encoded by the coding sequence ATGGCTAAAGATCCTAAGAGGAAAGCAAAATCTAGAGACCCTGGATGGAAATATGGGTTCTGGTCAGATCCTCTGAAGAAGGAGATGGTGCAATGCATATTCTGCAAGAAGGTTGTTCCTACAGGAATCAAAAGGTTCAAGCAGCACCTTGCTGGGGGCTATGGTGATACAATAAAATGTCCAAAAGCACCAGAGTTGATCTCCAAAGAGATGAGCATTTACCTGAAAAAGAATGCAAGAAGTGTGATTGTGCAAGTGGATGAAGGTGAAGGTGAAGGtgaacaagaacaagagcaaGGTGCAGAGGAGGGTGAAGCTGTTGAACAAGTAGCAGTACCAAGTTCTGGGACAAGGCTTAAGCAAGCAAAGGCAGCAAAGCTGAAAGTTTCTCAAGATGCAATCACTTCTTTTATGGTTTCTGGTCCAGTAAAACCACAAACACAAAAGTACTCCAAGTCAATAAGTTCAATGCTTTGCGATACACCAGAGGAAGTAGTAGCAAAAAGGCATAAATATGGTACTTCACAACCTACTCTTGAGCACTGCACAAAGAAATCTAAGGAGGCCAAAGAAATTGTTGATGATCATGTCGCTGATTTCTTTTATGAGAATGCCATAGCTTTCAATGTCATCAATTCAAGAAGCTTTGAGATTGTGGTTGAGTCCATTGGGCAATATGGTCCTGGGTATCGTGCACCAACATTTCGTGAAATTAGGGAGGAGCTGCTTGAAAGGGTTGTGCAGCGAACAACAGAACTGAGGAAGAAGCATGAGGAGGCTTGGAAGGAATATGGTTGCACGATCATGTCCGATGGTTGGAATGACACAAGCCGCCGTCATCTCATCAACTTTCTTTCCAACAGCCCAGCAGGGACCTTCTTCCTAGGCTCAGTGGACGCTTCAAGTGAAGTAGCCGATGCACAAATGTTAGCAGATTTATTGGAAAAGCAAATTGATAAGGTTGGAAAGGAATATGTTGTGCAGATAGTCACAGACAATGGAGCCAATTTCAAGGCAGCGGGAAGGATTCTAATGGAGAGCATCCCTCATTTGTTTTGGACACCTTGTGCAGCACATTGCTTGAATTTGATGATGCAGGACATTGGGTAG